Proteins from a genomic interval of Polyodon spathula isolate WHYD16114869_AA chromosome 1, ASM1765450v1, whole genome shotgun sequence:
- the LOC121298445 gene encoding uncharacterized protein LOC121298445, with protein MLGLRYLSFAYQDLEEIPYSSILQHQDTLEVLDLSYNLLEDPALLGELEKLTTLILDCNNYTSHVKFPFMPSVTTVWVNKNKIKNLPTFVEEVRRKFPNIRILSMMNNEAAPSYFNGRSLHQSSDNRQYVISQIPGLEVLDDKEVLEEERVEAQKVYKLQRSSVSKKKKDIRK; from the exons ATGTTGGGATTGCGGTACCTGTCCTTTGCTTACCAGGACCTTGAAGAGATCCCCTACAGCTCAATACTCCAGCACCAAGACACCCTGGAAGTACTGGACCTGAGCTACAATCTCCTGGAGGA CCCAGCTCTACTGGGAGAGCTGGAGAAGCTCACCACGTTGATTCTGGACTGCAACAACTACACGTCACATGTGAAATTCCCATTCATGCCCAGTGTCACGACGGTGtgggtaaacaaaaacaaaataaaaaacctgcCCACATTTGTCGAAGAAGTAAGAAGGAAGTTCCCTAACATCAG AATTCTCAGTATGATGAACAATGAAGCTGCACCAAGTTATTTTAATGGAAGGAGTCTGCATCAGTCATCTGATA ACAGACAGTATGTTATCAGCCAGATCCCAGGTTTGGAGGTCCTGGATGATAAGGAAGTTTTGGAAGAGGAGCGCGTTGAAGCTCAAAAGGTATATAAGCTCCAGAGGTCAAGTGTGTCCAAGAAGAAAAAGGACATAAGAAAATAA
- the ppp1r15a gene encoding protein phosphatase 1 regulatory subunit 15A: MTPYTTLWHCPGSHLCPLKLLMPGRNLIESEGDSSLSPVEMNDALLSGNKSGGKFQSTLVFRPFQLAMSLFRGAFSPIASHWTTAMEFISGRKLFPSGKAAHHIPEYLFPQYRSYAFCGNPLGESMNCKDKFSLQDVRWDFRSEEEEEEGEKQWESGLEDTDSELEETCDWLEVDSEDDCYSSDSEDELDLDSDWEIQPVVFKVCASPVEKDSFHRVQNSQSALSTEQEDKVEEDDDSDWSDNSEESDWDDDSITNGDSKRNSELWESFFHNDDPYNPMGFSAPCRMGQDSREEKRGMGRETPELRLETDGAKVEDDKEEPRECKHKKVRFSLAVQVHHLPECAFDHAARSGACWEEMARDRLRFQRRVQQISEQIDCCLQSEHRERVWKRLQSNPV; encoded by the exons ATGACTCCATACACCACTCTTTGGCACTGTCCGGGTTCACATCTCTGCCCACTGAAATTGCTAATGCCAGGCAGGAATCTGATTGAGAGTGAGGGAGATAGCTCCCTTTCCCCAGTAGAAATGAATGATGCCCTCCTTTCTGGAAACAAGTCTGGAGGAAAATTCCAGAGTACACTGGTGTTCCGACCTTTCCAGCTAGCGATGTCCCTCTTTAGAGGAGCATTTTCTCCCATTGCAAGCCACTGGACGACTGCCATGGAGTTCATATCAGGAAGAAAACTCTTCCCATCAGGGAAGGCTGCCCACCACATTCCAGAATACCTTTTCCCCCAATATCGTAGTTATGCTTTTTGTGGAAATCCCCTTGGAGAGTCCATGAATTGCAAAGATAAATTCAGCCTACAAGATGTAAGGTGGGATTTTcgcagcgaggaggaggaggaggagggagagaagcAGTGGGAATCTGGGCTAGAGGATACAGATTCTGAACTTGAAGAGACTTGTGATTGGCTGGAAGTAGACTCGGAAGATGACTGTTACAGCTCTGATTCTGAAGATGAACTGGACTTGGATTCTGACTGGGAAATTCAGCCAGTTGTGTTTAAAGTCTGTGCCTCACCAGTGGAAAAAGATTCATTTCACAGGGTTCAGAACAGCCAGTCTGCTCTTTCAACTGAGCAGGAGGATAAGGTGGAGGAAGATGATGATTCTGATTGGTCAGACAATTCTGAGGAGTCAGATTGGGATGATGACTCCATAACAAATGGTGATTCAAAAAGGAATTCAGAGCTTTGGGAATCTTTCTTCCACAACGATGACCCTTATAACCCCATGGGATTCTCAGCACCCTGTAGAATGGGGCAAGACTCCAGGGAAGAAAAGAGGGGAATGGGGAGAGAGACACCAGAGTTGAGACTGGAGACCGATGGAGCAAAGGTTGAAGATGACAAAGAGGAGCCTAGAGAGTGCAAACACAAAAAG GTGAGATTCAGTCTGGCGGTTCAGGTGCACCATTTGCCAGAGTGTGCATTTGATCACGCTGCTCGGAGTGGAGCATGCTGGGAAGAGATGGCAAGAGACCGCCTGCGCTTTCAGAGAAGAGTCCAACAAATTAGCGAGCAGATTGACTGCTGCCTGCAGTCAGAGCACAGAGAGAGAGTCTGGAAGAGGCTGCAGTCAAACCCTGTGTGA